The Liolophura sinensis isolate JHLJ2023 chromosome 6, CUHK_Ljap_v2, whole genome shotgun sequence genomic sequence AAACCGAAAAATAAGCtgtaaaatcgtatttcaaattttgacaagtcagaaatatttttgtggaatCGATGCTTGGAAACTTATGTTATTCACTCGTCTGCTTGTTTCATTGTAaaacgctatactcaagaaatgTTCACTAATACGATAGTGACCAGTTTCATatgtgaaggaaactggagtgcccagagtaagcAACCGGCCTTTCTCGAGTTCCTTTGCGAACtattccacatgtgacatatgTCCCATTGGTAACACGTAAAATGTCCGCAGTAGACGAGACAGCGTCGTTGACCAGTCTTGCCAGTGGGAACAATGAAGTGAAGAAGAATATTGAAAATTTTCTGCATGTCCGAGAATCAAAATGAACCCACGTCTTTGACCGAGCTGAAAAAAAGGCAAGCACATTAACACTACCAAACGCTTGGCTTAAGATAActcaataaaatatttccatattAGGTCGATCACGTCTTTAAAGTTATGTTCACTGCCGGTTTAGTTTAGAGCATTCACAAAACTCACCGCGCCGTCATAACAGTGAATCATTCTGTAGTAACCGGTGAAAAcatccaatcaaaacaaaaaataatttcttcaaAAACGTAACATCATTTCATCTTTTCCTGCCGGTAATTCTGGTTTCGTAAGGTTACACTAGTCCCTAGTTTCTGAAAATGCTGCCATAAATGGAACCATTTTCATATTCCTGAAGATGGCTACATAGTTACGCCCAAATATAGAATACCAAATATGTTGACTTCAATACACGTTTCCCTTGTTCTGATCTCTGGTCATAGTTCTTTTTGGGAAGGTGTTGAACAGTCTGCTATTGAGTTAGGTATTGTTTTTCAAGGGCATAAACAAAAATAGCGATCAATGAGTGACGAAAGTGTCAACATATAACTAAAGTCATTTTcaaagatgaatgaatgaatcaatgattcAGGTTtcacgccacattggcaatatgtcagccatatcatggcgatgAATGATTTTATGACTTCACTCCAAAGACAAAATGACAGTATTAAATGAACATCTCGTTTATAACACACTTATTTCACATGTGCCACTAACTGTATTTAAATCTGTAGATATTTCTCAATATTGCCAGGCaaactcatatacatgtatacattgtaacatAATTATTACTTCAGAACAATTGTATAAATGTCACCTCAGCGTGACAATTACCTCTTTGTAACTCACTCTTTGACGGAATACGTGATTCAGGTAGGTGAACAATTTTTGATAACAATTTTCACATGGAAATGGCAACAGGGATTTCTCTTATGCTTAGTACAACAAACAATCAATTTGGGAAAGCTTTGGCTTataatgtacacacaaacatatagcaTCAGAAGGAGCACACGCAATGGCTAGCAGACGTAGGGCATTCATTAGGATGAATGGGGAGGGCATGATACAAACGGAAATGGGCGCCCAACTAAACAAATGCGGAAGGAAAGTTTGTGATGGATTCACGGGCTGGGCAGGGTACAGCCCGTGTAATGCCAAATCTCGTTTATCAACATGAACTTTCTTCTGACACGTGAAGACGAGTCTATCTAATAACCTGCAAATCTCACCCTAAAGTCCTCTTACATGAATTCCACGCAAGGCTGTGTAATCAGACAGCCATAGAAATGATAATGCTGTTTACCGCATCAGATACCCgcaaatatataacaaaacatgtacagATAAAACAAATGGTCGTACCATAACAAAATCTTTCTGGATAAATATGGCAATTCACACATACATGCTCAATTTACAAATAATCTTCAACTGATAACCATAACACGCTGTTTTACCCATTCCATAGTCTATACGTATATACTCATCATAACATCCATATATAGAACTGCCGAACGTTTCGATTTATGTAACGCAATCCACAGTTCCACATCACCTTTGTTCAACGCTGAAGACGACGAATCAATCAATGCTGTAGCTATTGTCTTATAGCAGCGTTTCTTGGGGACACATTGGTGGAATGGATTTTTAGTAAAATCTTGTCGAATCTACATTCCGGAAGACAAGCAGAATAACTGTGAAAACTGTAAATGCTGGGAGTGTCATCATATGTCCAAACCATGCCAGGACTTCAAATACGCTCACAAATGATTATCCATTGCGGAATTGGTAGGATcacacttttcttccatcaaACAACTGCAGTCTGAGTGATTAAGACTTGATGTGGTATTGGAGACTCATATTTCCCAAATGTAATAGTAAGCCAGTGAGGCTGTTTGTGTCTTGGGATGTTTTACGTGCCGTCATTAAAGGAAATTTAACACCCAGTCAGTGAATCAGTGCTAAAGAACGCACACGTTATAAAGGATATGTATTTAGACATTCCTTTCATGCCTTGCTTTTGTGGCAGTGTAAATCACAATTTAAACTTCAAAGCAGTGAGGCATGAACTCACACTAGAATCTCAGTATCGCCATGTTTAGTTAACTAAAAACGCCATTTCATGGATAACAattttgcaagaaaaaaaaaacggctaaAAGATTTTTATCGTGATCAGTTTCCACAAACGTAAGGAAACTGTTTCTCAAACAAGCGGTATTAAAGCAACACAGTATTATGGCAGATTCAACGTAACATTATTTTCGAGGACAGTGACAAGGGCGCTCAGTTTGCTACAAAGTCATAGTGCGCTTGTATGCTCGATATACTCTCATACTGGAGTAACTTTGGAAATTCATTCCATATACGCTAGTACAAGCACAAATACAGGGCACCAAGAAGGATAAGCTATACATTTCCATAGTAACGAACTATATCACAACCATGACACAAACAAGAAGTCTGTGACAACATTAATAAAAGAATCACCGGgaaaacagttatttttaaAGACAGCACTTTGTGTTCACAAATTCTCCGAGTGGCTGCCCACACCTCTTAGCACCTGGCCAGTGAGCATCACGTGACAATAGTCAATCTAATTAACAGGTATGATAAACTCTTACAATGAATAACGGCAGTAGGAATATGTGGAATCGGTCAACTCTACAAACGACACAGCATTCACGTGAAAAACAAACCCTAATATACTCTACAGGGGAATTCTAAAGACAAAACAGTCCAAACTGTGTATGGATCTATCCGGTTTCGAACAGCTGACCACCGAATACAACTGGCTTAAATCGGCGACGAAATGTATTGACTGCGTGAAGAAGTCGCCATTCTGTTACTTCACAGGCACCATATCTTCTAGTTGAAAATAGCCAAATGGTGAGGCGTATGGCCACGACCAGATCTGGCCGGTCGACTCTTATTGCAAACAACATATACCGATAacaatacgatatgatggcgccACCGCAACTTTGAGGCATTCAAAACCATTTATAGTACATACGGACCACGTTCCTGGTGACTCGCTCTACTATAAAAAGCTGAAGTCCGGAAGTTCTTGAGTGTCGATGCTAACGGTTGTTGAAATTTCTCTACGTTTTCCCTGTTTGTCCTCAGTACGTCACTGACACAGAGCAGTCTGGAACAGTTGCGAAAAAAGTACCGCTACAATGACTTCCACAACGTTGCCGCTCTTTTTAAGTCTTTGCTGACCACCATCAAAGATACGGTTTACACCATTCATTTTTCATTGAATCACAGGTCCACGGTTGCAGTCAAACTTTCAACAAACACTCCTTTTCGCAACTGAATTCGTTTTTTTCCCTTCATCACAACCTTTGCTGAGGAGTTTACACGCGCGCCTTCAACGGGCGTTTTATAGTGGTGCTCTGGTAGTGTGAAACCCCGGGATTCAAGGGCCATAACTCGGGTGGATCATAAAGAGGATGTTCGCAGTCGTTTCGATGTACTCACCTCACTACAGTCCGTATAATCTGATTGATTTTTCATAACCCTCAAGTCTAACGGGAAGTCTTGCTCTGTCACTTTACTGACTTCCGGTTGCACAGGTGGCAGGGCAGGTTCAACTTCTTCCAGTTCCTGCTTGCAAGGTCGAGTTCGCAGATCCAGCGGCTGAATACAGTCCAGAGAATTCATAGGAACAGTTTTTGGTTGCACTTTCTCACATGATTGCAAGTGAGTCTTTAAAATAGATTCCAGTTCACTTTTTTCTGATTCTAAACTTCGAATTTCCCATACCAGTTTATTATTGCTATCTTCCAAAGTTTCCAATTCCTGAAAATTAATCACAGGTTTACTATCAAAAGTGCATTTACAGTTATTCTTCCAGGAATAAAGCCAGATAGTCGAGAAGAAACTTTATTCTAGGGGCGTGTAAGTTGCGTGTAAGTTGTTACTATTAAAAATTAACttaaacagttacaataaatcCCTTGCTGACAATTAATAGgtcggatttcaccagttatacACGTCACCATTCCGGAACTatcactgctgtggttttactctctatgctgtagtctttcataccGATAAGGGCTGTAATAATTCAAAGTTTACATTGCGTTAGATTATTGTTGCAATTTAGAAAGCCACATCCATGACTTTCAATCTGATTTAAAGTGGTGGTTGGAGGATTTAAAGAGCATAAAGCGTCAACTCATTTTACTACTCATCTAAACCGTCCATCTCACTCTACGAAAAAATTTTTAAAGGTAAGTTCCGGTAAGAACTTTACAATTTCAGTTACCTGAACAAGTTTATCGCAATAGCTTTTCCGCCGTTCTCGCATTCGTTGCGCCGCTAATCTATTTCGTTCTTTCCGTACATGAGCTCGTCGTTGAATATGTAGAAGCTCTTCTGGAGCCAGAGATTTGTCCTGCAAAAGGAATAAAACTTGAACATGAGATGTTACCAAACTTTGAGACTTGCAGCACTTCCACGGAAAAGTTATACACCCTCGTTTTACTCGATTCATCTGATGCTGAGAACTGGccttaaaggacaagaaaacataaaaaatgaaagtatatgaAAGAGCCTTTAAATTtacttgcaaatatgatctttaacatttttttccattatttccCAGGAGAATAGGGGGAAtagagcaaatatatttattacatcttcatttatagCATTGTAACACACAccctatatataccaaaaggtggtcccaaatacccaccatacacaattattttctattgtctttttctctttaaacaaAAAACGTAAAAATATCGAAGAACATATTCACAGCTAACTTTCATCTGCATCTGAACTTACGgaactttttattttctccccttttaaaataataactctATTTTGTTTTCCAGGGATTGCATGGATCACCTTACAGCTTCatcaagataaaataaaatttgtttaattgaCCTAATGATGATTTGCCCAGATTCataaaaaatacttttaattCGGCAGACTGCGATGGAAAATAACAAGCCAATTTCAAACCTCGCTCAAGGTGGTTAAATTGGTCTAAAAGACTATGAATATATGTTCTTCTCCAATCAGTTTGTAACATTCGACTGAAATGTAAGTAATTCTACACTGAATTCTGCAAGTCAGTAAGCCGAATTGCACCCTATGAAGGAAGCTTAAAAGGTaaacctatttatttgattattgttcaattaacgccttactcaagaaatatttcacttatacgatggaggccagTTTCATTCGTTGTGTACTGAattgtatttcagttttattgataGACTTACATGAAAATCGACATAAAACAGCATATCATAATTGGAGTTTAACGACACAGCCATGTTGGCCACAAAAGACGAATTCACTCAGGGAATTAATGTGACGGTGCACTTTCCCTACAAAAAACCACTGAATCAGGTTCTAACCGGATAGAACATTGCTGTCTTGTAACATATACATTATAACTACTTTATACTAAAAAAATTAAGcaattaaatttaacataacgtctgttatctgagtgatgctataatgtattctgttattgtaacattattttgtcacattcaacataatatcctgttagtctaatagaatatttatgttaaattaatacaatagatgtgttatatttaacagaattatctgctgcgataacagaatacactctagcatcacccagatagcagactttgtgttaaatttaaccgaTTAATTTTACTAGCTTGTCCACGTATAGCCAGCGCCAGGACAGGAATAATCTTCGTAACTTTCTTCAATATTACTTTAGGCGCGTAGGGTTCCCCATTCAGTCACAATAGCTTTCTGGGACGGTGCAAGGTAGAAAGCTTATAGTTAAGGTGTTTTCCTACCTCTACAGGGCTGTCCAAAATGAAGTCCAGGCACAGAGCGTCTTTACCATTCATGGCTCGCTTCTCTTGAATCGCCTGACGGAGTCTGCCTTTGACCACAGATACCTGTTCCCAATCAAGAGAATTGAGCGGCGGGATGTCGGCCTGCCGCTTCGCCTTCAAACCCCTGGTCATGTTCGGATTGTCCCCTGGTGAAGACAAAAACAAGGTGTTAGAGAAGGACTGGTTAACCAATGGCTGAAAAGTCGCCCTGTGTGGTACGCATTTAGACACACGCTTATGAGatgaaacaaatgtgttttttatggGACTAACAAATCGATGAGAGCTTTAATTGTATAGTGTTTAATGTcctcatacatttatttatctatttatactcaagaatatttcacttagacgacggtgggggggggggggggtgagggacGGTctaaacccacgatcattcgcaggtttctgccagaccttcccacgtacttaTGTCCTAATGTGacgggggaggggggagggggcacCAGCTGGGATTTGAAACAGCGATTCGTGGGTTTGGTGTTTTCTACTACTACACTAAAATGAAATTCCCTCCAGCCTGGAGGTAGATAGCGCTTACATATCACCATGTTACACACATTGTTTTATGAAACGTCTTAATACTGAAGTCGAGAATTCAAACACAGTAGCAATTAAAACGTTATTCTCtgggaagtttaaaatttgtacactgcaCAATTTGAGCTTTTTCCTGTTCAGAGTTAGCTTTTTAAGCACTTGGAAGTTATAACTTAactcttaagttgcttgataaatacggacAAAGCAATACGCACTTTGTAATATGTAATGCCCCGAACACTGTGGCCACCGTCTTACCTCAAAACTTAAATGTTTATGTGAATAAGATATTTCATTACCTCAAAGAGCATaacttgtgtttatttatttggttgatgttttacgccgtgctcaagaattatacgacggcggccagcattatggtggggagagagaaaaaccgggcagaaaccgggTGGGggggacccacaaccatccgcaggttgttgacagaccttcccacgtacgaccagagagtaagccagcatgagttggacttgaacatAACTTATAAGAATGTTAATAAAACACGCAATACAACATCAAAATATATGGTGTGAAGGGTTTGGGGAAAACCATTTACCAGTATACTGAGGATTTTCAATGTAGTAGAACGACATCTGAGTTCAATTGGAATTAACTTCAGTCTATCCTTTATCATTCAGTGTTAATGAAGAACCTTTACCGCCAAAAGTAGTTCTGGCCTAGGCTCCCTTTTTTCATTCTTGCCATTGCGATGACGTTATTACTCATGAAATGCAAGGGAACAATGCATGGTCCATTCAACTTGAGCTTGAGTCGTCACTGTGTTGAAAAAAGTAGTCCAGTCAGTGTTcatctttaaattttaaatcaaataaGCATCTTATTTGGCCTTCGGTTATCCGGGTTTGTAATGCACATATGGTAAGAGGATCATGCACAATTGGTAACAGGGTCTTAGCCAAAAACAGAGCACCGTCTGTTCAAGCGATGCTATAAGCTACTTTCCATAGTGTATAGTTTTAATTGGTTAATCCCCTCATGTCACATAAATTCCAATCGGCTCTGTAAAAGAATAGGGTCAGTTTTACTTCCTCGTCCGCGTACCATAACGGAAGACCTCTGTTTCTGTCTGCCTCCTTGACGCTGCCTTACATTCAAGAACCACAAATGATACTTGTTGTCAAAAGGTTATGAACGTAGAGTCCTCTTGTGAGACATCTTGGCATTGCAATGTCTCCATGAAATTGAATGGACTGAATCACTTTTCGCTTTTGTTCACTTTTCACAAGAAAATCATTGGGGAGGAGAGGGACAATGAAAAATTGATACCAAATATTatgcatttataaatgtattggTTATTTGATAGGCGTGTTTCACAAACCAGATAAAACGTAACGCGACCGTAACTATCATGTCGGAGTNNNNNNNNNNNNNNNNNNNNNNNNNNNNNNNNNNNNNNNNNNNNNNNNNNNNNNNNNNNNNNNNNNNNNNNNNNNNNNNNNNNNNNNNNNNNNNNNNNNNNNNNNNNNNNNNNNNNNNNNNNNNNNNNNNNNNNNNNNNNNNNNNNNNNNNNNNNNNNNNNNNNNNNNNNNNNNNNNNNNNNNNNNNNNNNNNNNNNNNNTAAATGTATGGTTATTTGAATAGGCGTGTTTCACAAACCCAGATAAAACGTAACGCGACCGTAACTATCCATAGGTGGCAGTCCATGGAATATGCGTTACTCCGACATGATAGTTACCTTTTGACGATGCATGCAGTTGATGGGGTGGTTTTGATGTAGGTATGGTTCATTCTCCTCAAGCA encodes the following:
- the LOC135468225 gene encoding uncharacterized protein LOC135468225 — encoded protein: MTRGLKAKRQADIPPLNSLDWEQVSVVKGRLRQAIQEKRAMNGKDALCLDFILDSPVEDKSLAPEELLHIQRRAHVRKERNRLAAQRMRERRKSYCDKLVQELETLEDSNNKLVWEIRSLESEKSELESILKTHLQSCEKVQPKTVPMNSLDCIQPLDLRTRPCKQELEEVEPALPPVQPEVSKVTEQDFPLDLRVMKNQSDYTDCSEVSTSKRLRTSSL